From a region of the Leptospira kmetyi serovar Malaysia str. Bejo-Iso9 genome:
- the lvrB gene encoding hybrid histidine kinase/response regulator LvrB: MNKWKFLFLEDSLVDLELIQRQLNRAKIDYYPIHASDSESFSQAILEQKPHLILSDFSLPKYDGFSALKVAKKICPGTPFIFVSGTYGEDAAIQTLTMGATDYVLKDRIEKLLPAVQRALHELEDHELRIKAEKERYELEEQLRQSQKLEAMGMMAGTLAHEINNPLLAISEYAAMIARGDVDPNKSKQLAVKIRDESARISTIMKNLLRFSRDDKGSLHPVDVSEILIKLESITQQIFKMNRIEVGWKNVDPGYTIQCREGQILQILVNLVNNSVDSLNQKFPEYDEGKRILLEVDVVEDQQKKFAEFNVCDFGTGIPFEIQKSVFKTFFTTKAADKGTGLGLSVSLGIANEHGGSLRLESEPGQFTRFTLRIPIFDPSAQ, translated from the coding sequence ATGAATAAATGGAAATTTCTTTTCTTAGAAGATTCGTTGGTCGACTTGGAGCTGATCCAAAGACAATTGAATCGAGCTAAGATCGACTATTATCCGATTCATGCGAGCGATTCGGAAAGTTTTTCGCAGGCGATTCTCGAACAAAAACCGCATTTGATCTTATCCGATTTCAGTCTTCCGAAATACGACGGATTCTCAGCCCTCAAGGTCGCGAAAAAAATCTGCCCCGGAACCCCGTTCATCTTCGTTTCGGGAACCTATGGAGAAGACGCGGCGATTCAAACCCTTACGATGGGCGCGACCGACTACGTGTTGAAGGATAGAATCGAAAAACTTCTTCCCGCGGTTCAAAGAGCCTTACACGAATTAGAAGATCATGAATTGCGCATAAAGGCGGAGAAGGAAAGATACGAACTCGAGGAACAGTTGAGACAAAGTCAAAAACTGGAAGCGATGGGAATGATGGCCGGAACCCTCGCGCACGAAATCAACAATCCGTTGCTCGCCATTTCCGAATACGCGGCGATGATCGCAAGGGGAGACGTCGATCCGAATAAGTCGAAACAATTAGCCGTTAAAATTCGGGACGAAAGCGCTCGTATTTCAACGATCATGAAAAATCTTCTTCGTTTTTCCAGAGACGATAAGGGATCGCTTCATCCCGTCGACGTTTCCGAAATTCTAATCAAACTGGAATCGATCACACAACAGATCTTTAAAATGAATCGAATCGAAGTCGGTTGGAAAAATGTGGATCCTGGTTATACGATTCAATGCAGAGAAGGGCAGATCCTTCAGATTTTGGTGAACTTAGTCAACAACTCCGTAGACAGTCTCAATCAAAAGTTTCCCGAATACGACGAGGGAAAAAGAATTCTTCTCGAAGTCGACGTTGTGGAAGATCAACAAAAGAAATTCGCGGAGTTCAACGTTTGTGATTTCGGAACGGGAATTCCCTTCGAAATTCAAAAATCGGTTTTTAAAACGTTCTTCACGACGAAGGCGGCTGATAAAGGAACCGGACTCGGATTGTCCGTGAGTTTGGGAATTGCGAACGAACACGGAGGAAGTTTGAGATTGGAAAGTGAACCGGGGCAATTTACCCGATTCACTTTGAGAATTCCGATCTTCGATCCGAGCGCGCAGTAA
- the lvrA gene encoding hybrid histidine kinase/response regulator LvrA: MVKSVDLELGEYRLIFESLSGLYLILLPDFRIAAVTDAYLQATKTKRNEIVGKGIFEVFPDNPSDPNADGVSNLRASLNIVLKDKIPNTMAVQKYDVRRPESEGGGFEEKYWSPMNSPLLNKKGEVLYIIHRAEEVTEFVRLKNMGTEQNKVTEELRTLTATMETEIYQRAQEIQKSNKDLLRLNEELTQRENEIQEVYKRLFEMDQLKSQFFANVSHELRTPLTLIIGPTRTMLKDQRLSGTQRTFLETIERNSYTLLKHVNDLLDLSKLEAGKMALEYSNADLAKLIQYIAAHFDSVAKERNIDLVLNIPESFPAQIDVSKVERIVLNLISNAFKFVPDSGKIHCSLKMEGALASIFVADSGPGVPERLREQIFEKFRQGEEGDSRSFGGTGLGLAIAKEFVNLHLGSIGVFDSLLGGALFKVQIPIYAPYQIEENKQAAEMEELTPALMSDIFELKKRRIETDESNAFYNRPKVLIVEDNSEMRKYIFDTLSSEFNLVVASDGKQGLEKALREKPDIIVTDIMMPVLSGDQMVREIRKNPELEGTYILFLSAKSDQNFRVKLLQEGAQDYLIKPFTPEELIVRVRNFAMLKKSIETLETANKDMESFSYSVSHDLRAPIRGIEGFLNIIIEDFESSMDPEAVRLLKIVQKNVVYMNSLIQDLLNFHRVSKIEIVTRVVDMNNMVKEVIAVVLQNYSQKKYSFQVADLPNALADGAALKQVWMNLISNAAKYSSTKDQPVIKIGCKQVDGYNSYCVEDNGVGFNKAYSNRLFKVFQRLHTQEEFEGTGVGLAIVARIVQRHGGEVFAEGALNEGSKFSFTLPKLSENSKKENGIENE, translated from the coding sequence ATGGTAAAAAGCGTCGATTTAGAACTAGGAGAATACAGACTCATCTTCGAGTCATTGTCCGGACTTTATCTAATTCTTTTGCCCGATTTTAGAATCGCCGCAGTAACCGACGCATATCTCCAAGCCACAAAAACCAAAAGAAACGAAATCGTTGGAAAAGGAATTTTCGAAGTTTTTCCCGATAATCCTTCCGATCCGAACGCGGACGGAGTCAGCAATCTCAGAGCTTCCTTGAATATCGTTTTGAAGGATAAGATTCCCAATACGATGGCCGTTCAAAAATACGACGTTAGGCGACCCGAATCGGAGGGCGGAGGCTTCGAGGAAAAATATTGGAGCCCGATGAATTCTCCCTTATTGAACAAGAAAGGAGAGGTTCTTTATATCATCCATAGAGCCGAAGAAGTCACGGAGTTCGTCCGACTCAAAAACATGGGCACGGAACAGAACAAGGTCACCGAAGAACTGCGAACACTCACGGCCACGATGGAAACCGAAATCTATCAAAGGGCACAGGAGATTCAGAAATCCAACAAGGACTTGCTCCGGCTCAACGAAGAACTTACACAAAGGGAAAACGAGATCCAAGAAGTCTACAAAAGACTTTTTGAAATGGATCAACTCAAATCTCAATTCTTTGCCAATGTCAGTCACGAGCTCAGAACTCCTTTGACCTTGATCATAGGACCGACTCGGACCATGTTAAAGGATCAAAGACTTTCCGGGACACAACGTACGTTTTTGGAAACGATCGAAAGAAATTCTTATACTCTTTTAAAACACGTAAACGATCTGCTTGATCTTTCCAAGTTGGAAGCGGGAAAGATGGCTTTGGAATATTCGAACGCGGACCTTGCCAAGCTGATTCAATACATCGCCGCACATTTCGATTCGGTCGCGAAGGAAAGAAACATAGATTTGGTTCTGAACATTCCCGAAAGTTTTCCCGCTCAGATAGACGTTTCCAAAGTGGAAAGAATCGTTTTGAATCTGATCTCGAACGCGTTTAAGTTCGTTCCCGATTCGGGAAAGATTCATTGTTCTTTGAAAATGGAAGGAGCGTTGGCTTCCATCTTTGTCGCCGACAGCGGACCCGGAGTTCCCGAACGTCTGCGGGAACAGATCTTCGAAAAATTCAGACAGGGAGAAGAGGGAGATTCGAGGTCGTTCGGAGGAACCGGTCTCGGACTTGCGATCGCCAAAGAATTCGTAAATCTGCATTTAGGTTCGATCGGAGTTTTTGATTCTCTTTTGGGAGGAGCTTTGTTTAAGGTTCAGATCCCGATTTATGCTCCGTATCAGATCGAAGAAAACAAACAAGCCGCGGAGATGGAGGAACTGACCCCCGCATTGATGAGCGATATTTTCGAACTCAAAAAAAGAAGAATCGAAACCGACGAATCCAACGCGTTCTACAATCGCCCTAAGGTTTTGATCGTCGAAGACAATTCCGAAATGAGAAAGTATATCTTCGATACGTTATCCTCCGAGTTCAATCTTGTGGTCGCTTCGGACGGGAAACAGGGTTTGGAAAAAGCGCTTCGAGAAAAACCGGATATCATCGTTACGGATATCATGATGCCCGTTCTCAGCGGAGATCAGATGGTTCGCGAAATCAGGAAGAATCCCGAACTCGAAGGAACTTATATACTATTCTTAAGCGCCAAATCCGATCAGAATTTCAGGGTCAAACTTTTGCAGGAAGGAGCGCAGGATTATCTCATCAAGCCGTTCACTCCGGAGGAATTGATCGTACGAGTGCGTAACTTTGCGATGTTGAAAAAATCGATCGAAACCTTGGAAACCGCGAACAAGGACATGGAATCGTTTAGTTATTCCGTCTCGCACGATCTTCGCGCTCCGATCCGAGGTATAGAAGGTTTCTTGAATATTATTATTGAAGACTTCGAAAGTTCGATGGATCCCGAAGCCGTTCGATTGCTGAAGATCGTTCAAAAAAACGTGGTTTATATGAACAGTCTGATCCAAGACCTTCTCAACTTTCACAGAGTTTCCAAGATCGAAATCGTCACTCGCGTCGTGGACATGAACAACATGGTTAAAGAAGTGATCGCGGTCGTTCTGCAGAATTATTCTCAAAAGAAATATTCCTTTCAAGTTGCCGATCTCCCGAACGCACTTGCGGACGGGGCCGCGCTGAAACAGGTTTGGATGAATTTGATTTCCAACGCAGCGAAGTATTCTTCGACGAAGGATCAACCGGTAATCAAGATCGGCTGCAAACAAGTGGACGGGTACAATTCCTATTGTGTCGAGGACAACGGAGTCGGCTTCAACAAGGCGTATTCGAATCGATTGTTTAAAGTTTTTCAAAGACTTCATACCCAGGAAGAATTCGAAGGCACGGGAGTCGGTTTGGCGATCGTCGCAAGAATCGTACAACGTCACGGTGGAGAGGTATTCGCGGAAGGCGCTTTGAACGAAGGCTCCAAGTTTTCTTTCACCCTTCCTAAACTTTCCGAAAACTCAAAAAAAGAGAACGGTATAGAGAATGAATAA